TGTTGGTGCCGATCTTCTTCAGTTCTTCGACCATTTCCGGGGGCAGGCCGGTCTGCTTCGGTGTGGCGGCAGGTTGTTGCGCCACCGGTGCGGCGGGGGCTGCCGGGGTTTCGGGCGTTGATGCCTGCGGGTTACCGGCTTTCTCTATTTCCTCCCGGATATCCCGGATGATCTTGCGGGGTTCCAGGTCTTTATGCTCATCCGCTTTTACAACAGAATGGCTGCCCAGTTTCGGTTTAACGGAAGCATACCCGTCCAGCACGATCTTCTCGCCTGCAGCCGGCTGCTCTCCTTCCTGCATTTTATTCCGCTTGCGAAGCCAGCGCAGCTGTACGCCTTCCGCCTGCGCAATATCGTGCAGGGTTTCACCGGGCGCCACGATGTGGTAATCGTTCTTCCCTTTTTTATGCTTGCTCTGCAGGAAGATCAGCATGTCTTTTTCCAGCGGCACATCTGTAGCCAGATCATTCATTTTAAGCAGGTTGCTGAGCCGGATATTTTTTGCATTGGCTACCTGTATCAGCGCGGTGCCTTCTTTTACATAGACCACTTTGCGGCCATTGATCCTGAATTCCGTGTGCTGCGGGTAATTGACCTTTGCGGGGGCATTATATTCCCGGGCAGCGGGCGCATCCTCCGGCCTTTGCACCGGCGGGCCCGCAAACACCGGACCCTGGGGCAGCGCCTTGTTGCTCATGGCCAGCGTCGTGTATTCCTGCAGGTTATACTTCTCGATGATCTGTATCAGCTGCTGCGGGTAAGTTCTGCTGGTGGCATATCCTGCTGTTTTCAAACCATATGCCCAGGATTTGTAATCATCGGCGGCATAATCGAACAGGAATTTATACCGGGGATTGTTGCGCAGAAAATCGGAATGATCTTTCCAGGATTCCTCCGGCGAATCATATTTGCGGAAACACTCTCCCTTGGCATCATCGTCATAGTTGACGCTCTTGCCGGTCCAGTTATTCTTGCATTTGATACCGAAGTGATTGTTGGAATTAAGCACCAGCCAACCGTTACCGGACTGGGTTTCCAGGATGCCCTGCGCCAGCTTGATGGCTGCGGGAACGCCTGAACGGCGCATTTCTTCCATGGCGATATGCTTATAGCTGTCGATGTACTGTGTGGTGCTGACACTTTGCGCTGCAGCCGTTGTAAAGGCGCAGATCACCATACAGATCGCCAGGCAGTATGACTTTACTTGCATGAATATGTTGAATTTAATGGGTCTGTTTCTTGCGGATCAGCATCAATCCATCGCGCAATGTAAGCAGCATTGTTTCCGCACGTTCGTCCGCCACCGCTTTTTCCGCAAACCGGATCATGGCCTTGGCGTTATTGCTTTGCCCGCTTTCCGGCAACACCACTTCTCCATGATAAAGCACATTGTCGGCCAGCATGAAACCGCCGGGGCGAAGCTTTTCCCACACCATGTCGTAGTACCCGGTGTAGCCTGCTTTATCCGCATCGATGAATACCAGGTCAAACACTTCATCCAGTTGCGTGATGATCTCCGCGGCCTTACCGGTATGCTGCACGATCTTGTCCCCCAGCCCCGCTTCTTTGAAATAGCGGGAAGACATGGCTTCCAGTTCTTCATTCACATCTATCGTATGCAACACGCCGTCTTCCGTCAGCCCCTGAGCGAGACAGATAGCCGAATAACCGGTAAACGTGCCGATCTCCAATATCCGCCGGGGCTTGATCATCTGGCTGACCATCGTCAGCAAACGCCCCTGTAAATGGCCACTGAGCATGTGAGGCTGAGCTATTTTCAGGTATGTTTCACGATGCAAACGATAAAGCAATTCCGTTTCCGGGGTACTGTACCGTTCTGCAAACGCCTGAATGTCCTCTGGTATTACCTCCATGCCCTTTTTTTTACAAACCTACGCAATTTTTCGGCTGCAGATCAGAAGTTTGGCCGCAACTTGTTGGTGGTGTAGAATACCCGGAAGTACTCCACCACTTCGTCAGCCGTATCAAATACTTTCAGCAGATCCAGATCTTCCGGATGGATATTGCTTTCCTTTTTCATCATCACCGTATCGATCCATTCCAGCAAGCCGGACCAGTATGCCTTTCCTACCAGCACCAGCGGCGTTTCGGTCATTTTTTTTGTTTGTATGAGCGTGGCTACTTCAAAGAACTCATCCATTGTGCCGAAACCGCCGGGCATCATTACAAATCCCTGTGAGTATTTGGTGAACATCACTTTGCGTACAAAGAAGTAGTCGAAGTTGATGCTCTTGTCGTAGTCGATAAAAGTGTTGGGATACTGTTCATGCGGCAGGGAAATGTTCAGCCCCACGCTTTTTCCGTTGGCTTTCTGTGCGCCTTTATTGGCCGCTTCCATTATGCCCGGGCCGCCGCCGGAGATGATCCCGAAACCGTCTGTTGCCAGCCGTTCCGCCACTTCACAGGCCAGGTCATAATACGGATTCCCCTCCCTTGTACGGGCGGAACCAAAAATAGATATACAGGGACCGATCTTTGCCAGTGTTTCAAACCCTTCTACAAATTCCGCCATGATCTTGAAGATCTGCCAGCTGGAGTGGGCTTTGGTTTCCGTCCAGTCGCGTTCCTTCAGGTTCTTTAAAGACTCATTCATCTGCAATTCTTTTTATTCACTAAACTACAATTTTTTAAGGGAACGGGCTGCGCTGCGGCGGTCAGGTGTTGAGAACAACGGAGTCCTGCAATAGCGGAAGCGCTCCGGATGCATGCCCTGAAGGCGGTAAGGCGATGACAACAACGACCAAATATAAAATATGGAGACCAACGGCGCCGTTGGAGCCCGCTACCGGTGCGGTATTCGCATCACTAGTATAGCTGAAAAGACAGCGCCGCAAACGACTACAAACCAATATTCACGCCACCGGAGAAAATGGGACGGTTCATATAAGGCGAATTACTGTCCTGCAGCACATCATAGAGTATCATGATGGTGAGTGCGGAATTGCCGCCGATCGGCTGGGCATAGCCACCTCCGAGCAGGAGGCTGGGGGCATAGTAATTATCTTTTGTAACAATGCGCTCTCCGTCATAAGTAGTACGTTTCACGGAGATCCTGTTATATTCAGGCTGGGCGTGCAGAAAGAATTGCTGGAAAGGATAAAAGCGGGCGAACACACCGCCGCCAAAAATGGAATAGTTGTTCCGTTCAAACACATCTCCATTAAAGTCCCGGAATTTCTGCGCGGCATATTGTGCATTGATATTCACGCCTGCGGCAAACATAGGCGAGAAACGGTAGCCGATCAGCGGAGATACATTCACGAAGGTATAATCCCCGATGGAGAAACCAAGCGCGCCGCCGAACATCAGCCTGCTTTTATCAAAGCCGCGGGAACTGTCTGTTACATAACCCTGCGCGGATGCGGTCAAAGCGCTGACAATGAGTATAACGATGAAGATCGAACGTTTCATGGCTAGTGTTTATATCCGGCTAAATTATCGGTTTTCTGCGAAACGGCACAGCCAACATCCTGTTAAAAAGACGGGCAAAGGGAAGCTCTCTGCGCCCTGCCGAATGCGCGGTTAGGATAAATGCCGGTATAGATAATGCTCAGCTCGTATGCGCCCTGGCGGCTGTTGGCCACGGCTAGGTTGGAAGATGTTACATCGTAGTTGAACATGAGGCGTACATTGCTCATCTGATAGCCTACCACAAAGGGGAAAGCATCTTTCACACGATAGTACAACCCGCCGAATACCTGCTTGTCGCCGTCCCCGGAAAGGTTATAGGCGGCATATCCGCCGAACATCAGTTCGCTGGAACCGGCCTGCTGCGCATAGTATGCGCCGGGGTTCAGGATGATGTAATCGCTCATCTTCAGGCTGGCGTTCAGGAAACCGATATACCGCGGCTCTATCTGGTTATTGCCGCTATAGAACGTTTCCCGGGGCTTGTTGACGTGGTGTACGGAAAAACCGCCGTTGACATATACCAGGTCATTCGGAAAAAATGCGTAGTTCATACCTACCTGCATATCAAAATAACCGATCGCGGAGTTGTTGATCGGCTCACCGGAAACCATCTGTGAATCGAAGAACTGGCCGTTCCATTGGGTACCGAATGTTAGTTTGTTGAGGTCTACCCTTTTATTGGCATACCCTACGTTGAAACCTGCGGAAAGCAGGCTGCTCTGGCCCATCAGCTGGTGATAGGCAATGGAGCCGTAGGCTTTGGTGGAAGTAAGATTGCCGGTACCGGCCACATCGCGGAGCAGCAGACCGCCAACGCCCACCCAGCCATAATTCAGCTGGTCCCTGAACAGCTGCAAATCACCGAAGAGGGACATGGTTTTGTATGGCACCGGAATGGAAGCCCATTGGTTCCGGTAGTTCAGCCCCACACGGTAGTTGCCATCAGGAATAAAACCGGTATTGGCAGGATTGGTAGAAAGCGGCGAGTTGTAGAACTGCGAGAAGTGCAGGTCCTGGGCGGAGGCTGAAACAGCTCCCGTCAGGCAACAAACCAGGATCATATGGCAGGCAATCTTTCTCATAACCAAACTATCTTAATAAAGTAACATTCCCCGTTTTGGTCACCCGCTCCCCGTGACTGAACTCGATGTTCAGCACATAAGCGTAGGCGTCCATGGGTTGGATGGCGCCGTTGAAACGGCCATCCCATCCTATCTTCTGATCGTTGGAGACGAACAGCAGCTGTCCCCAGCGGTTAAAGACCTTCATTTCATATTTGCTGATCCCGAAACTCTTGACTTCCCATACATCGTTGATACCGTCCCCGTTCGGAGAAAAAGCCGTAGGCACATCAAACAGCGGATTCACGATCGCGCTCACCATCTGGCAGGTGGTATCATGGCAACCGAACTCCGTTTCCGCGATCAGGCAAACCTGGTAGGTGCCTGTTGCGACGTACTGGTGCGTTGGATTGACCATGGATGATGTATCCCCGTCACCAAAATCCCACCAATAACGTGCCGCACCTGTAGAAGTGTTGGTAAAAACATGCGGCGTGTTCTCCACGGGTGTTACGGGCTGGTAGGTAAATCCTGCTACCGGCAGCGGTAACACGGTGATATACATGGAAGTATCGTCCGTTACGTTACAGGTATTCGGGTCCGTAGCCATCATCGTTACCAGGTAACGGCCGGGCTGGGTGTAGGTATGGGTGGGGTAAATATCTGTGGAAGTACTTCCATCCCCGAAGTCCCACCGGAAGGTAACGCCCCCTTTCGAGGTGTTGTCGAATACCGCGGTGTAAGGTACGCAGGCGCTGTCCGGCACCTCGAAGAGGGCGAAGACGTTGGCGGCTACACGCAGCTGGTGCGTGATCACTTCCGGCGCGTTGCAGTAATTCGTATCCACAAGCGTCAGCGTTACATTATATACGCCTTCCGCGGCGTAACTATGGGTCTGATCGCTGCCATCGGTCGTAACCGGCGGTGTGCCGTCACCAAAATCCCATACGAATGACTGGTTGGTGAACGGTTTGCCGGGAGGCGCCTGTGACAGGTTGGTGAATTCGTAATTCAGTTCCGTACAGGGGTCCAGGCGGCGTTCGGAAAAGTCTACCGTAGCCTGATCGGACCGCACCCGGATGTCCAGGTAAGCGGTGTCCCGGAGGTTACAGCTTGCCGGGTCATATTTGATCATCATCACGGTATAATCGCCTTCAACATTATACGTATGGGTGATGGTGGGGCTGGCATTGGTGATCTCCGGCGATCCGTCGCCAAAGTTCCATATCCAGCTCTGCGCCGGTACATTGGTGGTATCGATGAAGGTGATGGTAGCCGGTACGCAGTAATTATTTTTCCGTTCTTCCGTGGTCAATCCGGCCCGCACCCCGTCCAGGTTAAACGCTATCTTGAGCGCACCGAGGTTGCAGCCATCGGGGATACCGCTGTTGTATGCGCCGGGCGTGGTGGGGAAGCGGGGCTTGTTGCCGGTGCCGCAGGCGGCGCAGATGGCCTGGTAGATCACGCCATTCTGGTCGAAACGGCTGGTGCCGCCGTCCACATGTTCAGCAAGACCGTTGCCGCCGTAAAAGGTGCCGTACAGGATGCCGAGTGCATCGCGCTGCATCACAAAGAAATAAAAGTCGCTGTTATCCGAGCTGGGTTTGCGGGCATCGGGCGTTGTCGGCAGCCCTGCCGTGCCGGAATTGGAAAAGTTATTGCCGGAGTTCAGCGAGCCGCCCCAGCCGGACACGTACACATTCTGGCAACGGTCTACCAGGAAGGCTACGGGAGAGAGACTGGGCTGCGCCGCCGCCTTTCCGAAGGTGGTGGAATAGATGAGGGCAGACAGGTCCGGCCGCAACTTGGTAATGAACTGTTTGGAATTGTCGTTATAAAAAGTGGCGGTGCCGGTGGGTTGCTGGATGGGCCAGTTGCCTTCCGTAGTACCCATCACGTACACATTGCCATCCCTGTCCAGCTGAATGCCATACACCTGGTCCGCCCGGCTGTTATCCGAGCCCATGAAAGTGGATTGCAGGATGGACGCCCCGTTACCGGAGATATGGGTGATATAGCCATCGCAGGCCCCGCCCCTGAATGCCGGGTACACGCTGCCCGGGCGGGCGGGAAAGTTGCTGCTGGCGGTGCCTCCGGCCACATATACCGTGCTGCCGCCATTCACGGCCAGCACATATGCGGCATCCTCAGCGCTGCCGCCGAGGAAGCTCGCCCATTGCACCCGTACGTTCGGTGTCAGCTTGATCACCACCCCATCCTGACGGCCGCCGCCGTAAGTGGGCTGGAAAACGCCTGCTGTGGCGGGAAAGTTGGTGGATTGCGTGGAGCTGGCAATATAGATCGCGCCGGTAGCGTCGATCACTACTTCACTGCGCGCATCATCGCCATAGTTCCTTAATAACACATCGGTCGGCCCTTTTTTATCCGGGCGCATGTTCACCCCGTCATTGCTGTTGCCGCCGATGCGCACGGAGCCTACCAGGCCGGTGCCTGCGGCATTCAGCTTGGTAACGGTAATATCAAAGCCGCCGCCGGGACCATAAGCCGTATCTACGGGAAAATTGCCCGAGTTGGTCCTGCCGGATATCACGAGCTGGCCCTGTGCATCCACAAAAAGACTGTGCGGCTGATCTTCGCCGTTGCCGCCGATATAGGTGGAGTATATGATCTGGGTGCCGGCGGGATTGAATTTGGTAATGGACATATCGAACTGGCCGCCATTGAAGGAATTGTCGTACGCACCGGTAGACACGGGATACCCGGTATTAAAAGCGATACCCCCGGCGTAAAAGTTGCCCCCGGCGTCGTACGTGGCCGTGAAGCCCCAGTTATCCGCCCGGGAACCGGTGAGCGTGGCGAATACCACGGTAGGGTCTATTACGAGCGGGTATTTGCTGTCATATTTGCCGGATACTTTGAAGCTGACCGTTGTTCCGTCCAGCTGATAAGATACGTTCACGCGCTGCCGCTGACTGTTGATATACTGGTATGCGAAGGGCGCCAGTTCGATGGCTTCCCCTACGGAGGTCTGTACATGCAGATTGCCCTTTTTCAGGGAAAGGGAAGTAGCGCCGGAATAGGCGAACCGTATCTGGTCCGGGTTGCCGCCGGGATGTACGATCAGGTCGTATTTCATCTGGCCGCTTTCGGAATAGACCTGCAGATCGATACTCCGGTATAACTCCTTGTAGAGCAGACTGGTATATGAACCGATGCCAGACTTCCACCTGGAGCGGTCGTTGCCGAGCATATAGGTGATATTGTTCTCTCTGACGGGTTTTGAAGGGATGATCTCCGGGTCCGGCAGGGTATTGAGAAAGCGGAGGTCGTACGCATGGCCTCTGACGGGCTGATGCGGTATGCCGCCGTTCACGCCGGTGCTGCCGCCGTTAGCCGGCAGTTTGCCGGGGAGATTAACATTACCGGGATCCGGGAAATAGATCGGTTTGCCGCCGGCGGAATCTTCCATATGCCCGTGATTCAGTTCAGGGACGCGCATCAGGTCTTCCTTGCTCAGCAACAGGAACCGGAACCCGTCCTTCTTTACAAATATGCTGGCAGAACCGAGATCCGCGCGGTACTGAAAATCGCCGGGCCACTGGCCTTTGTTCTCAATATATTCGAGTGGTGAAAAGTTGCTGCTGCCTCCCTGCGCCCAGGCAGGCACGCCCGTCAGGAACAGGATACAGACTTGCAGTACACAGAAAAGGCCGGTAGGGCGAGTAGATTTCAAGCGGTTCTGATTTTTAAGATTGTCCCAGTTAAAGTAATATACTTATTTTAACGGTTTGTTACCTCACTTTGTTACGGTTTGCCCGGGATATTTGGCAGATTGAGTGGCGGCCGGCGGGTGATGAACATTTCGGTAAAGGCAAGCAACAATTTCATGATCAATCCTCTCCCGCCGGCACATCCAGGATTACAACGTAAAAGCGGTCAGGATATTTTACTCCATGCGGATTTTGACCGTTGGCTGGCGAGATAGTCGTGAAGCGGTTTATTTTCAGGCAGTTCCAGTTCGGGGTCTTCTTCCAGTATCTTTTCGGCGGATTCCCTGGCAGCGGCCAGCATGGCGCGGTCCTGCACAATATCGGCCAGTTTCAGGTCCAGCAGCCCGCTTTGCCGGGTGCCTTCGATATCCCCCGGCCCCCGCAGTTCCATATCCTTTTCCGAGATCACGAACCCGTCGTTGGTCTGTACCATTACCTTCACCCGTTCCTGCGAGTCCTTCCCGATCTTGTTGCCGGTCATCAGGATGCAATAACTCTGTTCCGCCCCCCGGCCAACGCGGCCCCGCAGCTGATGGAGCTGCGACAGGCCGAAGCGTTCGGTGCTTTCTATCACCATGACGGAGGCGTTTGGCACATTCACCCCTACTTCTATCACCGTAGTCGCCACCATGATCTGGGTATCGCCGGTAACGAAGCGGTGCATATTGGCTTCCCGCTGGTCCTGCGGCTGGCGGCCGTGCACCATGCTGATGTAGTATTTCGGTTCGGGGAAGAAGGCTTTCACTTCTTCATATCCTTTGGTCAGGTTCTCGTAATCGAGGTTGGCGGATTCTTCGATAAGGGGGTACACCACGTAAGCCTGGCGGCCCTTTCTTACCTCCTCTTTGATGAAGTCCATCACCTGCGGGCGCTGGTATTCCGTGCGGTGCACGGTAGTGATGGGCTTGCGGCCCGGCGGCATTTCATCGATGACGGAAACATCCAGATCCCCATACACGGTCATGGCCAGTGTGCGCGGGATAGGCGTGGCCGTCATCACCAGGATGTGCGGCGGGGTATGGTTCTTTTCCCAGAGGCGCGCGCGCTGAGCTACGCCGAAGCGGTGCTGTTCATCTACGATGGCCATGCCCAGGTGAGAGAACTTCACTTCTTTTTCCAGCAGGGCATGGGTGCCGATGAGGATGTGTATGCTGCCTTCTTCCGTTTGTCTGAGTATCTCTTTGCGGGCCTTGCCTTTGATGTTCCCGGTCAGCAAAGCCACTTTCACCGGCATGTCTTTCAGCAGTTCCGATATGCCTTTGAAGTGCTGCTGCGCGAGTATTTCGGTCGGCGCCATGAGGCATCCCTGGAAACCATTGTCCAGCGCCATCAGCAGGCTCAGCAGGGCCACCATGGTCTTGCCGCTGCCTACATCCCCCTGCAGCAGGCGGTTCATCTGCCGGCCGGTCATGGTATCTTTGCGGATCTCTTTGAGCACGCGTTTTTGTGCGCCGGTGAGCGGGAAAGGGAGGTGATCGTTATAAAAAGTATTGAATATTTCGCCTACTGCGCCGAATACAAATCCCTGGCTGATCTTGTGGCGCCTGACTTTGAGGCGGCAGATGCGGATCTGGGCGAGGAAAAGCTCTTCGAACTTCAGCCGCCGCTGCGCCTGTTTCGCTTCTTCTTCCGATGCTGGCAGATGTATCCTGAAGAAGGCCTGTGCGCGGGGCATCAGGCGAAACTGTTGCAGCACGGGGGCGGGAATGTTCTCTTTTATTTCGGGGAGGGAAAGCTGTTCCAGCAGGTTGCGGGTAAGTTTTCCTATAGCCTTGGCCGTTAGCCCGCGGGCTTTGAGTTTTTCGGTGGTGTAATACACCGGTTCAAGATGCTGTTTACCGGAGGCGGTCTCTTCGGTGAGCAGGTCCATTTCAGGGTGCGCCATCTGCACTGTGCCGTTGAATTGAGACACCCTGCCGAATACCAGGTAGGCCACGTTCTCCCGCAGTGATTTCTGCATCCATTGCCAGCCCTGGAACCACACGAGGTCCATGCGCCCGGTCTCATCCTGCAGGGTGGCCACGAGCCTTTTTCCTCTCTTCTCTCCCACTACTTCCATATGCACGATGCGCCCGCGTATCTGTACATAGTCCTCAAATCCGCTCAGGTGGCCTATCCGCTCCACTTTCGTGCGGTCCACATACCGGAAAGGATAATACTCCAGCAGGTCCCGGAAAGTATGCATATTGATCTCCTTGCGCAGCAGTTCACCCTTCTGCGGTCCTACGCCTTTCAGGTATTCTATCGGATTGGGCAATATGGAGGTAATGAGCGTCAATAACGGTTTTTAAATCGAGTTACGAAGTACGGCATTTTCAGAACAAAAGGCAACAGCCGGGGGATATGGTACGAGGATTGATCCGGCCAAAAAGTACGGGAAGGGCCCGGCGGTTGCGGTACCTGTACCGCTCCGGAGGACAGGCGGTGCTAACAGAACCGTTTCCCCGAAGCCAAACAAAGAGGGGGCGTATCAGCTGTTGATACTCCCCCTCTCTATGATGTGATGATGCGAATTTACTTTAACGGTATATCATAATTATTCTGCGATGGCTTCCACTTTACCTTCCACGAACAGTTTCATCCATTCGGAGGTAACGGATTTCGGTCTTTCCAGGGAGAGGCCGAGGGCGCGGTCCCAGCAGAGGGAGGCCAGTACGCCGAGGGCGCGGGAAACGCCGAAGAGCACGGTATAGAATTCATATTCCACCAGTCCGTAATGTACGAGCAGCGCACCGGAGTGGGCGTCCACATTGGGCCAGGGGTTCTTGACCTTGCCGAGGTCCTTCAGGATGTCCGGCACGGTTTCATACACGAGCCATACGATGCGCACCAGTTCGTCATCCGCCAGGTGTTTTTTGGCAAATTCCATCTGTGCGGTAAAGCGGGGATCGGTCTTGCGCAATACAGCGTGCCCGTAGCCCGGTACTACTTTACCTTCGGAAAGTGTTTTCTTCACATATGCTTCGATCTGCGCTTTGTCCGGCATGCCGCCACCCAGCTCTTCACGCATACTGAGTATCCATTTGATCACTTCCTGGTTGGCGAGGCCGTGCAGGGGACCGGCCAGTCCGTTCATACCGGCGGCGAAAGAGAGATAGGCATCGCTCAGGGCGGAACCTACGAGATGGGTCGTGTGGGCGCTGACGTTACCACCTTCGTGGTCTGCATGGATCACCATGTACAGGCGCATCAGTTCCTTGAAATCATCGTTCTTGTAGCCGAGCATATGGGCGAAGTTGGCCGCCCAGTCCAGCATCCCGTCCGGCTGGATGTGATCGCTGTTCTTGTATTTGCGGCGGTAGATATAAGCGGCGATACGGGGGAGCCTGGCGATAAGATTCAGGGAATCTTCATACATATAGCTCCAGTACTCCTTTTTGCTCATCCCGTCTGCATAGGCTTTTGCAAATACGGATTCCGTCTGCATGGCCATAACAGCAACGGTGAACATGGTCATGGGGTGAGTAGAGATGGGCAATGCTTCGATGGCGTCGAACACATGGTTCGGTACATGGGAGCGGCGGCTGAGCACGCTGCTGAGGTTCTGTACATCGGCTTCTGTGGGCAGTTCCCCGATCAGCATCAGGTAGAACAGGCCTTCCGGCAGGGGTTCATTTCCACCGGCGGCTTTGGGGAGGTGTTCCCGCAGCTCGGGGATGGAATATCCGCGGAAACGGATACCCTCGTTCGCGTCCAGCAGCGAGGTTTCTGTCACCAGGCCTGTAATTCCGCGCATACCCTGATAAGCCTGCGCCACAGTAACTTCATCTATTTTCTTTGTGCCATGATTCTTGAGCAGGTCCTTAACTTCTGCGCTCAGCTCATCTGCTTTTGCCTTGAATTTCTCTTTTATATAACTCATTTTCCCGCAATGATTTAGAAAAATTAACGAATTCGATCAATGTACAAAAGTAACGATTAATCGCATAAACAGTATCCCTGAAAGCAGATTTAACGTATTATTTCAGGCAATTTTTACTAAAAAAAGCGGGGAATACGGGTTATTTCGGCGCACGCATATACAGCCACAGCGCAAGCAGGCCGAACAGGAAATTCGGTATCCAGGCAGCCAGGAGCGGGTTCAGGTTCGCTTTGGTGGCAAATACGGTGGAAAACTGCATAAAGAGGATATAGGAGGCGCTGATCACGATCCCTATAGCCAGGTGCAGCCCGCTTCCACCTCTCACCTTCCGGCTGGAAATAATGGCCCCGATCAGCACCAGTATCACCACGGCAACGGCAGCAGAGGTACGGCGGTATTTTTCCACATAATAGACGCTGAGCCCTTCCGCGCCGCGCAGCTCTTCCCTTTCCAGGTAATGGTTCAGCTCGGAGGCGGTCATGGTTTCCTGCCGGTTCTTTTCCTCGATCAGTTCAGAAGGCAGCAGGGGTATTTTAATGATGGTATCCGCTTTGGAGGTAAGGTTTTCCTTTAGCCCGTCAATTGTCCGCTCCGTAATATATTCCAGCTTCCAGGAGCCGGACACGGAGTCCCAGGCTACTCTTTCCGCCCGGAGCTTGTAATCCACCTGCTGCCGGTCTATGCGCTGCAGGGTAAAATCGGAGCCTGTTTTGTAATTGGGATCGTAGTAACCGAAGGTGATATAGCTTACACTATCTATACGGAGCGTTTTGTCCCGCAACGCTTCAGCTGTTTTAGGGGTGCTGACGTATTTATTCTCGAAGGAGGTACGGATGCGGTTGGCTACTGGCACCACCCACTGGTTCGCCGCCCAAAGAATGGAGGCGAACAGTATGGCGCCCATCCAATACGGCCGCAGGAACCGCCGGAAACTCACCCCGCTGCTCAGAATGGCGATGATCTCCGTTTTATAGGCCAGCTTGGAAGTAAAGAAAATAACAGAAATGAAAATGAACAGCGGGAAAAGCAATGCTGCGATATGCGGGATAAAGCCGATATAATAATTGGTGAACACGAACCAGAACGAAAGGTCATGCGTCATGAAATCATCGATCTTTTCCGTGATGTCTATCACTACCGAGATCACCAGCAGGATCATCAGCGAGTAGATGAATGTGCCGACGAACTTGCGAAATATATACCAGTCGATCTTCTTCATAATAATTTAAACGGACGGGCTTTAATTGCCAAAGCTAACATTCCTGCAGCATCAAATATGCAATATTATTGTATGGTGTGCAATTTTTAACATTGTGTTGCTATAACCTTGTTTTCAGCTGCGGGACCATATTCCGCTTCCAGGCTTCGTAAGTGCCCTGCAGTATCTGTTCGCGCGCCACTTTCACCAGGTCCAGATAAAAACAAAGGTTGTGGATGCTGGCCAGGGTCAGGGCAAGGAACTCACCGGCCACAAAAAGATGGCGCAGGTAAGCCTTTGAATAATTCCGGCTGGCGTTGCAGGGATTCATTTCATCGATGGGGGAAAAATCCGTTGCCCATTTTTTATTCCGGATGTTGATCACACCGTTCCAGGTGAACAGCATGCCGTTACGGCCGT
This genomic stretch from Chitinophaga sp. XS-30 harbors:
- a CDS encoding LptF/LptG family permease → MKKIDWYIFRKFVGTFIYSLMILLVISVVIDITEKIDDFMTHDLSFWFVFTNYYIGFIPHIAALLFPLFIFISVIFFTSKLAYKTEIIAILSSGVSFRRFLRPYWMGAILFASILWAANQWVVPVANRIRTSFENKYVSTPKTAEALRDKTLRIDSVSYITFGYYDPNYKTGSDFTLQRIDRQQVDYKLRAERVAWDSVSGSWKLEYITERTIDGLKENLTSKADTIIKIPLLPSELIEEKNRQETMTASELNHYLEREELRGAEGLSVYYVEKYRRTSAAVAVVILVLIGAIISSRKVRGGSGLHLAIGIVISASYILFMQFSTVFATKANLNPLLAAWIPNFLFGLLALWLYMRAPK